GGCTGCATACAATGGCTCTCTGGGCCATATTTTTGACACCCTCTTTGTGAGGATCATATGACACAATCCTTTACACCAGCTGGTATCCCTCACAGCAAAGCTCCTCACACTGGGCAGCAGGCCCAGGCAAGGGTCCTGTGTCCAGCTGTGGCCATGACCACTGGCTTAGCAAACTGTACTGAGACCTTGGCTCACAAAACCACACAAATGCAAAGCAGAAGTGTGTGGCTGTGAATATTTCCCATTACCCATTGGTAACTCTATTGTGGTTCCTAGCTACCTTCTaaatattttcctctgcttGCAGTGTTTACTTGGAGTATACCAGTTTCAGACTTAGTCATCCCAGTCTCCTCTAAGGGGGAAGTTCCAGGTTCCCTGTGTTTGTCACTATCATTGTGTGACAGGACGTAGGTGTATGGTCCAAACATGCTGAAGTTCAAGGCTGAGGATGTGTTACCACACTGGCTTTGGTTTGATTGTTGAAATGTCATACACAATACATTTTAAACTTTCAGTGACTGTTTGAATCCTTTCAGGGGATACCTTCAAAGTTACACCTGGAAAAGGGGCTTTCATCCTGTGACCCCTCTCCAGTGCATACACAGAGGAGTGCCTTGAGTTTATAGCTGGCCAAAGACTCAGAGTGACATTTTCAGCAACTCAGGCTGAACAAGGGTAAAACACATAAATCCAGTTCTGCTTTGTGTGTGGGGAGTTCTCCAGTTCTCCCACCCTCAGGAGTATCACCCTGTATGTGCATGAGCGTGGGAGGGAGGCATCTGAGACATCTAAACCTTTGACTTCACTAGGGTGAAAGATGTCACTAGATGTCAGAATCTGGATAACCCAGGGACAGATGAAGGGCACACCAGTGAAACAGCAGTTGTGCTTAGCTCAGTTGCAATGGGTATGGCCTGATGAAGAGGATGATTGAATCCCCTTAGGTGGAGTGTCTGCTGTCTAAGCAACAGTGATCATGTTACCCTAATTGCTGGGGTGTGAAAAATCAGAATGTTGAGCCCAaagaatatttataaaaaaatctttgagcTGTTCATATACAGGATTTTTTCAGCACAtgttgtgggggttttgttcTTTGTAATAAGGCTTAATAACAGTAGTAGTATTTTTGTAATGCTTGTCCAAAAGGTTGCATGGTATTTTTAAAcaaactattttaatttttgtgcttTGGTTTGCCcagctttaaaatatatttacctCAGTGGGGTGTAACGTGGATTTAGCTGGTTTGAATGATGTGCCAGGATCAGTCAGGAAGCATGCTTTTCAATACAAAAcagattttcagtgtttttcatGTGATAATGCTGGCTTTCTGCAAGGAATATAtactcctttttattttttcacttaagTTCCTGGACAAAAttacaaaacagatttttaaaaaaattaaaagtagtGGTCATTTTGGGTAGCCTTCAATTAACATCTGTCTGTTTTTTCTCATGGATCTATCCTATTGCATTGGCAGGAAAATACATAGAGTAGTTGTGAGACCAAAAGTGGAACTTGGGATGAATTCTGAGCTTccagtgcagcagcaccagctcaaACACCTGCAGTACTAATACACTTTGGAATTGGAGagtcagtaaaataaaaaaagctaaaagaatagaagtaTCTGTTGCCGATTTCTGTTTCCAGAAGCATGGCTTCAGCCTTGTTTTCCTGTGGCAATCAATGATTCATGAATTCGGGGTAGAGTGCTGTCTGAAAAAAAACATTGCATGcctgtggtttgttttgcaCAATAGCAGATTTCAAGGTGACAGGTGCTGGAGTGGTGTGATAGATTGAGTAGGGTGAATCCAGCCTGGCTTGAATTCACTGAACTTCCATCAGCCAAAAGGTTTCAGACATTTTCTTGGTGTAGACCCCACCTTAGCAGAGCGAATGTCTTATGTCCAGTCCGCTACATCACCTCCTTCCCATCCTTAATCAGGAAACATTCCTGTGGCCACCCGAGCAAATACATACATGGGAAAGTAATACTAGGAAAGTATTTTGTTAATTCTTAGCTGTCTTTTGATCCAGAAACTGAAAACAAGAAGTGTAGCCAACATGAAATGACAAGCCAAGTCTTTGTGGATCAGCAGCAGCCCATATATCACATCTTCCATATCTCAGTCTTTACAGAGTCCTGTGGAGCAGATGCTCCACattttgctgctgcctgctgctgtgctcataGTATTTTCTTAGCCCATACACTGTACCTGGAATATTTGGGCTTATTCTAAATATAACCCAAGATTTGTTTGTGTTGACAGAAGCCCTACGTGTGTAAAATCCCCGGCTGCACGAAGCGGTACACggaccccagctccctcaggaagCACGTCAAGACCGTGCATGGGCCCGATGCTCACGTCACAAAGAAGCAGCGCAATGACGTCCACCCGAGGCCACCTCCGCTCAAGGAAAACGGGGACAACGAGGCCAGCGCCAAGCAGAGCAGCAAGGTGGCAGAGGAGAGCCCCGAGGCCAACAGCACCACCAGGAGCATGGAGGATTGCTTACAAGTCAAAACGATAAAAACAGAGAATTCTGTGGTAAGAGCAGTTGCTTTTGGCAGAAATGACAGAGATCGGTGGCTCCTTGTCTCTCTGATGCAGTAGGGGCATGAAGCATTTGTATTCCATTCACCTCTCTGGGCAGGTGCCCTTCAACCCTAGAGTTCAAGTCCAGAAATGAAACTGCAGGTCAGGGCACAGTCCACTACATTTTGTACCTTCCTACCCAGCATCATAAATTCCTGCCCTTGTAGTCACGGGGACCACGTGGTACCCTTTGCTGAGGTTGGCATTCCTGTGCTGTGAAAGTGGGTAAAACCCAAGAGTGTGGTCAAATGAGCTTTACCTACCTCACCAGTTTAAATTGAGCAATGACCACAGGGCACAGATTGATGAATGCTCTTGAAGCAAAGGTCCTGTCTTAAGCAGTCCCTTTTCTCCTCCCCCCTGCAACCTTCTCTCCTTTTATTTCTAGTGCTGCTGTTTGAGGAAGCCAGTGGGGATAAAACTAGCTGTTCTATTTTTGTTGAGTATCTTAAAGCAAGTTCAATTCCTTGTCCACCATACACAGAAGCACAAAATCCCTGGGGTTGTTAGGGACCTCTtgagatcatctagtcccacCTCCCTGATCAGCCCAGGTTGGCTGGAGCAGATTTCTCAGGAGTACAGAAATTCAATACATGGCTCCCAGCTGCCATAGAAAATTGTAGCGAGGTGATGAGGCAAGGGAGTGAAATTAGGAATAAACTGTGGCCCACAGACTACAGACTGTCACTCAGCCATGATCAAGCTTTACAGCTCCAGCACCTGAAGCAAAGACCATTTATCAGCTTTCTGTCCATTACAGCACCTCCACAATTGGCAGTAGTGTGGTCAGTGGTACTAAGGAACTGTGTATAGTGGTGCTTTCAGACACATCAAACCTCTTCCACCCCATCCAggatggaggaggagatggagtgTTGCAACACACGAATCACTTTTACCTTTTGATGCTTCTTTTCACTTTTGTACCCAAAGTTCTGATCTGTTGTATCAGCTCAGAGTAGGACAGGGTATGGGCTGGATACAGAAGAAAAGACCTTCACCTGCAAAGGAGTGTTCACATATTCCCCAGACTTCCCACTTGAGCTGAAAGGACTTTGAGCtccaaaatacatattttcttgATTTGAATCCAGGTGAAAAGATTGTTATTCCTGTGAAAAACATGCCCTGGAGCTACAAAGATTTTCTCAGAAGGGTTAGGGGATGTGTTGTTGGACAAATTACTAATGAGTAGCATGTTtcagttaagaaaaaaattagtatttacACATCCAGAATGTCTCTAATTGACTAAAGAAACAGTTTCCTGTGATGAGGTTCTGTACTGTGTTACAAAAGCTGAGTGTGAGAACCACTGGACAGAATGACCTTTCTCCAATACTCTTCCTCCatgtgttttgttggtttttttcctgtgaaaacaCTGACAAAATTACAGGTCCCCACCCTGCTTCTCCTGAAGGTATGGGCTTGTTTTCCTAGCACTCTGTGCTCCCAGGGTTCCAGCCAAGCCATCTCACGGGCAGCAGAGCCCGGGGCCGTGTGTTTCTCTTCACTGTCCCTCTCCAGCACTGCGTACTCCCCTTGTGCACCTCTGACAGGTGGCGTCCCATCTGGTGGGTCCACATGCAGCTCCTGTTTCATGGTTAAGGTCAGGGTGGTGGGAGGGGTGAGATGCCTCACTGGTTCCCATCATTCCCAGGCTCCTTGTTTTGACCCATATTTGTATGTCACCCCAAACCCATAGAAACAGGTAGAAAGTCTCTCCTAGGAGCTTTTATTTGTGCCCCCAAagagggaaggcagggaagATGGGGTATGGGAGGGAGGGATATGTTGGTAATTTGTGCTGTATTCTGCatttccctcttcctccttttaCTAACCTGGTCCTTTTTGTTAATGCTGTCTTTGTCCTAACAACCTGTTCTTTATTCCCACTTACCCTTCCTTACTCTACCTTCCTAAGGACAGTCGGTACTAAGGTGAGCAAAGAAATCCTTTGTATTAAAATAGCTGTGTAAAGCATGATCTCCTGCAGATCTCTGTCTCCATTTAACCCTCACAGGGTGGAAGTGGAAGTATGTGGGGCAGTGGGGAGGGATAGGAGAAATTTGCTTGAGTGCAGAAAGGGGGAGGATGCAGTGCCTGAGGATTCCCTTTGCCACCTTTCTCCCAACATCACAACTTACCATTAAATATTGGGATTGCAATTGCCTAGACTGAAGGGCAATCAGAGCCAGTCAGCCCTGCCCATGGGGGGCTGCTGTGGAGTAAAGAACAACACTGCAGCACTCCCATTCCCACCTTGGACCAGGGCAGAGTACTTTGCCTTTTCAGCACTCCCATTTTTGGCTGGAGCATGGGCCTGGAGCAGAAAAGCCAGGCATCCTGTTTGgtagcagcagcagagcaagtTCAGACCATATAGTGTCTGCTGCAAATAAACTACTCAATGTGAGTAGTTTACATTCctaatgtaaataaaataaatatttatggtGCTTATCTGCCTTATCTGCAAGTGGGAGTTTGGAAACAGTGAGCCAGGTTTTTACCTGGTGGGGAAGTTTGTCAGCTAACATAATTGTATGTTAGGGTATTTTAAAGACAGAAGTACGTTGTGTCTGAAATACTTAAGCCTTGATCCCATGTTAGATAAGCCAGTGTTTGCTGCAATATACCTTGCACAACCAGGTGACATGCTGCTTTTCTTCGAGAAACATCTGTCCTTCTTTTGGAGGAAAAACATTTGGTTTTCTCTCCATTTTGCAGTTGAATCACCATGGTTTTTCCAGCTGTGGGGTGCTGTCCCATCCTCCTCTCACAGGGAGGAGGCATCTGCCTTTTGGAAGAACTGgggtcctgcagcagggagggtaACAAGACAAGGGAGAGCCTAAGATAGGAGCTCTCCTAGCCCCCAGGATATTGGGGATGTACCGGGGATGTTGAGCTCCTGATTTCTTCCCATCCATGTTTTCACCTGCCcaactcttttttctcttttctgtcccCAAGATGTGTCAGTCCAGTCCTGGTGGCCAGTCGTCATGCAGCAGTGAGCCATCACCCCTTGGCAGCACCAACAACAATGACAGTGGAGTAGAAATGAACATGCACAGCGGGGGAAGTCTGGGAGATCTGACGGCGTTGGATGACAACGCTCCTGTCGTGGACTCAACAGTCTCATCTGGTAACTCAGCAGTCAGCCTGCAGCTAAGGAAACACATGACGACGATGCAACGACTTGAACAGCTCAAAAAGGAGAAACTCAAGACAGTTAAGGATTCCTGCTCATGGGTGAGCCCAGCTCCACAAGCCAGAAACACCAAGCTGCCTCCCATCTCAGGAAATGGTAAGCCCTGGGCCTGGACCATGTCCTGTAGGAACATTTCAGAGTTTGACTCTGGTTTCATAACCAAGAGTCTGCCCTGGAGGAATGTATATCATTCCTTATTGCCTCTGAGTCATGCTTTGATAGATAAAGATGTCAGGTAAAATGGACAGCTTGGGTGTAAACACAGCCATCTGGTGATGTGCAAGAGAAACCCAGGTGCTCGGTTCTACAGACCTATGAAGGGAGACAGAGGTTTTGGTGTCCTTGTTCCTGAGCTTAACCAGAACCCAGACACAGCTGTCCCCATTGTCTCAGTTACAGCCACAATACTGCTGGCATTTTTTCTAGCAGTAGGAGTTCCCCGAGGGCTAATGTGCTTCCTGGGAGACcactggagcacagcagcaatCCAGACAAGACCTCCCTCCATAATCTTGCTCTGACAGAAGCCTTTTGTCACTCAGAAACTCCTGGCTATTGCCTCCAGCTTTATATGCTTGTTTCCCACTGGCTGGTAGATTCCTGGTAAAAGCATCTCTTTGAACCTTTTCGAGGTCCTCTAACTTTGCCAAGAAATCCAAAGGCATAGTGCTTGGGCTATACTAGATCTCAGAGCTTCTTGGGTTGCTCTTGGAAGAGCCTTTGAATGCTAGCCTTTGGGCTCTTCCTGACTGCTGTGCATCTGTCCCAGAGAGTAGCTGTGGTTGTAGCCatgtgctgtccctgtggccCTGTTCACACCAGTCCTACCTTTGTGCTACTGAGGGAAGCCTATGTGGAGACATTTCCTCGGAAGCTGAGTATAAGGGTGTACATGTTACAAACACACTGCAGCAGGGACTTCTTAACTTGTCTCCCCAGACTTCTTGCTCCCTTTACATGAGCATAGAGCTAGAAATGAAACTTTGAATTCACTAGCAGCACATGAAACTCATCATCACTCCCATGAAGTATTTGGGGGTGGCTTTGTGGGTCCATATTCTGGCACCTAGAACACCACAAAGTGAAATTTCTCAGCTAAGTAtaccttttccttccctgcaaCCTTTCTTTCAGGCTCTGTTCTAGAAAACAGTGGTGGTTCTTCAGCTATGCTGCCCAACCCCAGAATAATGGAGCTGTCTGTCAACGAGGTTACGATGCTGAACCAGCTCAACGAGCGCCGTGACAGCACAACGAGCACCGTCAGCTCTGCCTACACTGTCAGCCGCAGATCCTCAGGGATCTCCCCGTACTTCTCCAGCCGCCGTTCCAGCGAGGCTTCCCATCTCGGGCACCGCCCCAACAACACCAGCTCCGCTGACTCCTACGACCCCATTTCCACGGATGCCTCCCGCCGGTCGAGCGAGGCGAGCCAGTGCAGCGGGATGCCGGGGCTGCTGAACCTCACACCAGCTCAGCACTACAGGCTCAAAGCCAAGTACGCTGCTGCCACAGGGGGCCCTCCTCCCACCCCCCTGCCAAACATGGAGAGGATGACCCTGAAGAACAGGATCTCACTGATGGATGGACCAGACCCCACCTTGCCTTCCGTCCGCCTCCCACCGGGCCCCAGGCGTTGCAGTGATGGTAACACCTATGGCTACCCATCAGCTCCAGCATTTCCCCATGAGGTGCAGGGCAACTGCACGAGACGGGCAAGTGACCCTGTGAGGAGACCTCCTGGAGACCCCCAGGCTCTCCCACGAGTTCATCGCTTCAACAGCACCAACAGTGTGAACCCCTTCCATCCTCCACAGCCCACAGACAGGAGGAATTTTGGTCTCCAGAGCTATGGGTGCTCAGACGGGAGCCTGCCCCGGCACTCCTACTCACCCCGGCCCCTGAGCATCAGTGAAAACATCGCCATGGAAGCCATGTCCAGAGAGGCAGACGTGCCCATTGGAGATGATGACATTATGCTGCCAGATGATGTGGTACAGTACATCAAGTCCCAGAACAATGGGACAGTGGCCGAGAGCACTTCCATGGGGTACAACAATGAGATGCAGAACTTCCAAGGAAGTGGGaagctgcagcctccagccttGCCCAGCCAGCGCAGGATGGCAGTGGCTGAGGCAAGCATGAGCCACTTGGGACCCATGATGGCAGAGTGTTCCATGAGTTTTGATACTTCTTCAGacatgaataaaaataacatgCCTGTCCAGTGGAATGAAGTCAGCTCAGGCACAGTTGATATCATGTCCAATCAGTCGAAGCAGCAGTTTTCACAAGGGAACTTAGCAGTGGTCCAGCAGAAGCAGAACTTTGGTCAGTACCAGAACTACAACCAGCAGCAGATGCAGCTGCCAGACAACAGCATGAATGCAACTCAACAGAGCTTTATGCAAAGAAACATGGGCATGGATGGGCAGAGGCTAAACTGCATGCAGCTACGGCAGCAGCACATGAGCCTAGGTCCCAGCATGAACCCCGACATGGGCTTGCACACAGGGTATAACCAACCACACCAGATGCTGAGCCCCAGTGCAGTCAGTGGCAACCCAAATCAGATCTCTCCTAAttgcagcaacatggcagcaAAGTCTGGACCCCACCTTCACCCTCAGCAGATGGACATGGCAGCCAACCCTTCCTTGATGGTCAGGAGCAACAGTGAGCgcacagcactgggacaggtcaTGCACGAGCCGAGTCAGCAGAACTATTCATCTCAGCCAAGCCACCTGAACTTCCCTGTGGCCCAGGAGACCTTTCCTCAGTCCATCATGACCTCCAATCAGCCCAGTTTTGAGCCTCAGCAGAGCGTGGTGGGTTCAGCTGCGCAGGCATATCCCCCTGGCATGATCCAGCCTCATCCTCCACTGGAGCCAAACCCGGGCAGCAGACCCCGAGGGGTCCGCACCGCCCAGCAGCTGGGCTACATGAGAACTGCCCATCCTGCAAATAGCatcagctctggccaggagacAGCAGAGGCCATGCACAAAAGAACCAGTGACAtgctgctggcaccagcccagcagtgcGGGGACGGCACGAGGGACAGCAGCTTGATGTACTATTACGGCCAAATCCACATGTATGAGCAGAACAGCGGCTTCGACAGCCACGCGGACTGTCGggtcaggcagcagcagtgcacacagagcagcaagcCAGCcactctgccttccccaggaacAAACCAGGTGTCCAGCACAGTGGACTCTCAAGGTCTTGAGCCGCCCCAGATAGATTTTGATGCCATCATGGACGATGGGGACCATTCAAGCCTGATGTCGGGAACCCTGAGCCCCAGCATCCTGCAGAACCTCTCCCAGAACTCCTCTCGCCTGACGACTCCACGAAACTCTCTGACACTGCCCACCATACCTGCGGGGATCAGCAATATGGCAATAGGTGACATGAGCTCCATGCTAACCACGCTGGCAGAAGAGAGTAAATTTCTAAACATGATGTCGTAACGGTAAAGCACAAGGCCTTGGTGCTATCCAAGGGGCTCTGCGTGAAGCAGTTGTATGAATGTGCTTTTCAAAAATAATCTGTTTCAATAGAGTAGGGTTTTTTATAAGTGTTAAATACATTAAAggatttcaaaatgaaaattttaaaaagtctgtgTACAGAATTATGTAAACTTTATGCAGGCAGTTCAGTACCACAAGGGTGCACCTCTAGTATTATTTTTTTGGCTtggtttcccagagcactgaataGTATCACCACCAAGCTAGGAGACAGCATGAGGGTGGTTAGAGATTAAACCCTCCCTTCTGGGAAGCCCTGTAAATAGCCCTCCCCATCATTTTTCTGTTAGTtacatttgcaaaaaaaatctgttttcagccCACCCCAGAAAGAAATGGGAGGATGCATTTTTGGTTAGAATAAAAGCCATACTATGTATTCTGCTCTGATGAGAGTAGAGTTTAGTTAGGTCTCCAAACAAGCCCTCTGCCAGCAGTATTGTTTTACACCGTAAATACCTTTGTACCTTGCAAAGAGCGACATTTCCAAATGGCTTCTCAGCAAAGTGCCTTACCATGCTTTCTTGTTAAGTAGCCAAGGCCtctcttcctttaaaaatcaaatgtaGTGTATTGTCAGAAGCATATATAAAATGTACATTTATAAAAACATAGTGGTGTTTCTGAGAAAACATTGGAAAGACACATTGATGAGACACATAAAAGGTGAATGCACACTTTGATCAGATGTGTTTACAACGTGGTTTATATCATGTGCAGAGTGGAGCAGAGGTCTGGGAACAGCAATCACTGGGAAATAATCCCCCgtggcaggaaggctctgccaTGCAGACTGACACACATGCATAACTTTGCACCTTCTGAACACAGTGACTTTCTGCCAGTGCCCCACATGCATCTTTAATGTCAGAGTGCTGGAGCACACGTTACTGGATCCCTGTGCAGctttgcagcagctttgctctcTGGTGGGGAGCTGAGGTGCTCACATACACAAGTGATGGTGATGGAGAGACTTCTACTTTTGTTCCAGCCCAGTGTGcactgtggcagctctgggggagcaGGTTAATCTGCCAGGGTTCATCTGTGTGATGTGCTCAATGCAGGGTTCTGTCTGAGCTCCATGTGCACAACAGGTGCCTTGCTGCACTGATATGGGGCCAAGCATAAGCCAAAACACCCTGCCCCACAAGCAGGCTTGTTGGCATGCACCCAGTGCTAGCTTAACATGTCCCACAGCATGAAAAAACTGCTGTATCTGAAAAATATACCAGGGTCAACCTGAGTAGTTCATTTGAGTAGCAGACTGCAcctgcagcctgcagcacctgcacCAGCAGACTGCACCTGCAGCACTAAACGTGTATAGTCTCAAAAGGTATTTGAGTCAGAATAGTAGCTTGGTCAGTGAACCATCATCTCTTGGAACCATCATTGGGGAAGAGATGGGAGAAGCAGGGCCTCCTGAAGTCAAATTCTCCACCAGAGTATAACTGCTCATAAAATAGTGATCAGCTGTTTCCAGGACAGTCCCACCTGCCAGTAAGTTGATCTTTgttgtattatttatttttgctgtcattAGACAAAAGGGTAGAAGCAGTGGGGTGCATGTACTTGGGAGGAGGCCTTGCTTAACTTCAGACTGCGTTGGACAAGGACAACTCCTCTCATCCTGCTCTCATAGCCTCAAATACTTTGTACCCCATATGTTGAAGGGCAGGGAACAAGTGTGACATCCCCCCCAGGTTTTTGCAGCTGGACTGAGTAGAGCTTCACTCTTTCCTTCCCATCTCCCTGTCATATCAATGTCATGTTCTCATTTGCACCTACTCTGTCCCCTGCAGAGGACCAGGACAGCTCTATAAAGGTGTTTTCTGGTGTCCTTGCTTTCCTTTTGCACAAACTGATGTCAGGATCACTCTTCCCAGTATCACCAGGGGCTGACATGGAAATGCCACGTGCTACCTCCAGGCAAACTCTGTGATATCaggtgggcaggagctgtgcttggCAGAGGTGGATCAATCAGGACAGCTTTGCTGCCAGGAATCCCTGGGTATGGCTGGtgcagggaggtgctgctcaGCATCCTTCAGtctcatcatcctcatcccaaaggcagagggtgctctcagccctgcccttcaccccTCCATGATTCCTGCTGATGTCCAGGGTGCATGAGGACAGGGAAGCAAAGCAAGGTGCCTGGCTGTTTATTTGTGTCTCCTGTGAAAGTTGTGTTTAAAGGGATTGTTTTATAGTCTGCTGTATATATTCTCCTGCAGTTACTGACCTTGCCCTTGCCTTCGTATTTATGAAAAGAGGGCAGTACATGTTTTTAGGACATTATATGTTGTCCTGGACACTTGGAGTACAACTGGGCATCCCTTATGCTGAGATGGATCAGGCTTTCATGTGTCCTTTGATTGCTAATGACTTTTTTAACAGCTGCATAGGGCAGCAATGGCTCCTGAGTCCCTCCTCACAGATATCTCATTAGCAAATGTTCAAATACAGAAGCAAAACCAAATCTCCAATgacttga
This genomic window from Ammospiza caudacuta isolate bAmmCau1 chromosome 8, bAmmCau1.pri, whole genome shotgun sequence contains:
- the GLI2 gene encoding zinc finger protein GLI2, producing the protein METSASTAAGKKEGKGAVLEGNGFTETGKKPPPLAAAGAAVAQGVPQHIFPAFHAPLPIDMRHQEGRYHYEPHSIHAIHGPPPLSGSPVISDISLIRLSPHPAGPGESPFSPPHPYVAPHMEHYLRSVHSSPTLSVISAARGLSPADVAHEHLKERGLFGLPPPPPGANPADYYHQMTLMAGHPNPYGDLLMQGGGAASTAHLHDYLSPVDVSRFSSPRVTPRLSRKRALSISPLSDASIDLQTMIRTSPNSLVAYINNSRSSSAASGSYGHLSAGTISPAFSFPHPLNPVTYQQILTQQRGLSSAFGHTPPLIQPSPTFPSRQHMAVISVNPSPAQSSSNSNCISDSSQSKQSSESAVSSTVNPVINKRSKVKTEVEGLPPVSPNTQEHLTDLKEDLDKDECKQEPEVIYETNCHWEGCTKEYDTQEQLVHHINNDHIHGEKKEFVCRWQDCTREQKPFKAQYMLVVHMRRHTGEKPHKCTFEGCSKAYSRLENLKTHLRSHTGEKPYVCEHEGCNKAFSNASDRAKHQNRTHSNEKPYVCKIPGCTKRYTDPSSLRKHVKTVHGPDAHVTKKQRNDVHPRPPPLKENGDNEASAKQSSKVAEESPEANSTTRSMEDCLQVKTIKTENSVMCQSSPGGQSSCSSEPSPLGSTNNNDSGVEMNMHSGGSLGDLTALDDNAPVVDSTVSSGNSAVSLQLRKHMTTMQRLEQLKKEKLKTVKDSCSWVSPAPQARNTKLPPISGNGSVLENSGGSSAMLPNPRIMELSVNEVTMLNQLNERRDSTTSTVSSAYTVSRRSSGISPYFSSRRSSEASHLGHRPNNTSSADSYDPISTDASRRSSEASQCSGMPGLLNLTPAQHYRLKAKYAAATGGPPPTPLPNMERMTLKNRISLMDGPDPTLPSVRLPPGPRRCSDGNTYGYPSAPAFPHEVQGNCTRRASDPVRRPPGDPQALPRVHRFNSTNSVNPFHPPQPTDRRNFGLQSYGCSDGSLPRHSYSPRPLSISENIAMEAMSREADVPIGDDDIMLPDDVVQYIKSQNNGTVAESTSMGYNNEMQNFQGSGKLQPPALPSQRRMAVAEASMSHLGPMMAECSMSFDTSSDMNKNNMPVQWNEVSSGTVDIMSNQSKQQFSQGNLAVVQQKQNFGQYQNYNQQQMQLPDNSMNATQQSFMQRNMGMDGQRLNCMQLRQQHMSLGPSMNPDMGLHTGYNQPHQMLSPSAVSGNPNQISPNCSNMAAKSGPHLHPQQMDMAANPSLMVRSNSERTALGQVMHEPSQQNYSSQPSHLNFPVAQETFPQSIMTSNQPSFEPQQSVVGSAAQAYPPGMIQPHPPLEPNPGSRPRGVRTAQQLGYMRTAHPANSISSGQETAEAMHKRTSDMLLAPAQQCGDGTRDSSLMYYYGQIHMYEQNSGFDSHADCRVRQQQCTQSSKPATLPSPGTNQVSSTVDSQGLEPPQIDFDAIMDDGDHSSLMSGTLSPSILQNLSQNSSRLTTPRNSLTLPTIPAGISNMAIGDMSSMLTTLAEESKFLNMMS